The genomic stretch CATTTGTTCCTGATGCTGTTGTGCTGCCATCTGCTGTTGATGTTGCTGAGCTGCCATTTGTTGTTGGTTGTGCATTTGCTgttggttcatttgaccttgctGTTGGTTGTGCATCTGTTGTTGGTTCATTTGAGCCTGTTGTTGGAAGTGAAGAGCAGCATCAGGATTTGGATGTACCTGCTGCTGTTGCTGTTGTTGATGATGTTGTTGCTGCATTTGCATGTGATCTACATTCTGATCATGTGGTGGCTGCatctataaaatttcaattttagttttcatgtaattgcagtaaaaGTATTCAGTAAAAGTATTCATCTTATTGCAGTATAAGTATTCATGCAATTGCAGTAAAAGTATTCAGTAAAAGTATTCATCTTATTGCAGTAAAAGTATTCAGTAAAAGTATTCATGAAATTGCAGTAAAAGTATTCAGTAAAAGTATTCATCTTATTGCAGTAAAAGTATTCAGTAAAAATATTCATCTTATTGCAGTAAAAGTATTCATGCAATTGCAGTAAAAGTATTCATGTAATTGTACCCATATTCCTTCTACAACCAGTCAACATTGAGTTTTAAACTGAAAGTTCTACTTACAACCATTCCTGGTTGAGCATGAGAATCAAAAGATCCTTGTTGTCGTCTTTTCATTTCTTCTTCCATTAACATTTTTTCATATTGTTGATATTCCTCGTCTGTATACTCTTTGTTCTGATCAATAGTCtgtaagaaaaatataatatttaaagttatacatcacacaacagggagataactctgctgAATGTTTAAATCATGTTCTATTGTtaaagaaatattaagcttcttaatgatcaaaattagtaattgtcaaactgctatatatatatatccaatgaaattttttcGATAAaatgtgtggttcaagtttttttgtcaaagggtcaaagttaatatttttttcaaactttatgaaaattaaaccagtcaaattaatttaaaacagCACACCTATGTCTGGCTTTTTAGACTCCTATAAGGCGAGACAAAAAATTGGACTTGAatgttttacttttgaaatattgttACCAGAGTATgattgaaattgagaatggaaatgaggaattgTTACCCaagtaaataaaatgatttttttctagtgTGATCAAATTTAGTCTAATTGAACATAGTGAGCACTTGCTTGTATCTATCAGTTTGAcctatataattgcttacatcccaTGGCTCATCCTTGTTAAAGTCATTGCTGGCTGTGTATTGCAAGAACTCCTCCTTACTGACCAACTTATCCTTGTCTTTGTCCAACTCGTTCATGACATGTTCCCTCATACGGTTCATCTCCTCGTATCTCTCGTTCATGTCATCTTCTGGGGCATTTGGATCATATACTTGATCAAGctaggaaaacattttttttttcaatataacatgTACCATTGCAACCTTATTAACAAATTCAATACAAAGAGTTTAATAATACCaatgaaagttttataaatacattCAACTGACCAAAATATGAgttgaacatttttttgtttatgtttgcTGCAATACCataattttctgtattttacaaagTCAATCATTAGCGGAACATTTAAACTTTGCTCAAACTTATGcttttaaggaggtagacctaggttaagggaaataactcttaaaatcatcagtacgtttgtgtcaaccgttttcataaatatattctaagcttctaggttacatagattatttccaatctgtttcaggtaaatgcttgaaaaacattgatgaaacttgactttaacaaacacataactgatttaaagagttatctccctgaaccaaggtctaccaccttaaaTGAAGGaaaaatacaccatagaataagTTTCAGAATTTGTCGATCCTCAATGCTattaaacttcgtactttaattggccttttcaacttttttttattcgagcgtcactgaccaATTTTTTGGTAAATGAAACATGCGTCTGGCAAACATAATTCTAAGCCTGGTTTCTATGTGTTTTATTCTTATcctttcaaatgagaaaaaaaaacaatatagttTTTATGAGAATATGAAAAGTCTAATCAGTTGAAGACATACCTCTTTCTGAAATAATGCTTCAACTTCTTCCTCATCTAAGAATCCATCTCCATTTATATCTGTAAATTGAAAGCATTATGTCATACCTTTACATGAACCAgaacttttttaaatgtttcaaatcACCTATGCCAGGCTAgtcttatctgggccttttaaagctgactatgcggtatgggctttgctcattgttgaaggccgtacggtgacctatagttgttaatgtctgtgtcattttggtcttttgtggatagttgtctcattggcaatcataccacatcttctttcttatattacATCATGTCTTAATGTTTGTTTTGTCTATTGCAAAATTTgcagtttcaaaatttaatgtATCtttggtaatattttcaaaagtgtacatcaaaaatgttgtgattggttaaagATGTCATCAACTATTCATAAGGATTTGAATAGAATTAAATTTCAAACTAAACTATTGCAAGAAACTGGATATGATAAGGTGTTCagtataaatatttgcattaatttagagtttttaaaaaacatattcaataggtattatgaaacatacatgtaggCCCCAGACCACAATCAATGACTTTGCTTGTCATTCATTGTCCACGATATAGTTGCCTTTTATTAAAgtgcattttttctttaatttctttctTTCCCTCTCTCTGAATTTCATACATTTCTTAGTTTTTATGGGGTGAAATGAAATATGAGgctgaaataaatttttggatgctttatttgaactgattttgatataaaaagaGTGCAAgaggtaatatttacagttttctgacatttttgtcttgtttatagggatatggatgtgtattggctaaatttgtaagatgtaaacatgaaattttttGAAGTTGGATATATttttgaacttgaacttgaactGTACATTAAACACACAAAAGATTTGTCAAAAAAAGCAGgtaatttttttaatgtgacaaaacgttataaaaactaagagaggaattaattgtgggcTGTGGCCTATATGATGACTTGAAGAGATAGTTTTGGTATGTTATTGTCTCATTAACATATTACACATATTTTCTTTCAGTCATATATCCCATAATGTAGGTAATAATAATCCAAATTTTGTTCATATGTTTACATAATATTGCAATCATCATATGGGGTTCTGGGTGTGTTTTATTGATTGAAGGCTACTGGTCAAAATACTCAGGTAAAGGGTAGAAAAATGAAGAATAAAGATCAAATATGGCAAAAGAATTAAAGAAAATAGAGAATAACAGGTTCCAAAAATATAAAGGAGGGAAAGGACAAAGAATACAGATATGAAACCCCTAACCAGACACTCAATTATAGTGTCATCTAATTTTGAATCTGTATCATAGCAATCACTTGATCAGTTGtataattaattgattgattgtttgtgtattaacgccacttttaagcaccacttttgggctatttcgtggcagtcagtttttatgaGTAGAGGATGCCAGAGTGGCcagagaaaaccaccaaccttcgataggaaaactaaaaatccaagtcaattaagattggactGGAGTGCACCCGCACAAGCAGGGTTCAAAAtctaacctcagggttgactggctagtgattacagtagttgAACTTCTAAGACCACTTAGCCACTGAGGCCTCAGTTGTACAATTAAAGTTCTAGTATCAATTCCAAAACCTCCCTACAACTATTCAAAACTATTTAAAACCCAATTCTAAAACTACTCCATAACCATTAATAATTAGTTTATCCTAATCCATACCGTGCATCTGGAAGAATGTTTTGGGTTCAAAATCATTTGGGTCTAAATGATCTTTTTTCTCCCATACTTCCTCTAGTTGGTCTTTACTTCCCTATGGTAATTAGAAAATATGTTACTAATACTCTTGAGGATTATGGGGATAAAGGGTGTATAAAAAATCCTGTCCTTTGTTAGTTATGCTGGAGAGAGAAAACATTATGCATATTGCTTATTGTCATGATTTCACTGATTCGACAGCAAAGGCagtttaaggaggtagacctaggttaagggaaataactctaaaaatcatcagtacgtttgtgtcaaccattttcaaaaatatattctaagcttctaggttacatagattattttcaatctgtttcaggtaaatgcttaaaatacattgatgaacttgacttttacaaacgcttaactgatttaaagagttatctccctgaaccaaggtctacccccctTAAATGACCCTAGCTCTATGAGCCTGCTTCTGTTTGTTTGATGTAAAGGAGACATGGGgttgatgccaatgagacaagaacCCCAAAAATCCTCTTAAATAATCAATTACGATTAAGTCATAATTTCAGTAATAAACTTCTAAATCTATTTATATCCTTTTTATATCTTATCTATTTATAGAATCACATTTCCACTTTTTATCCTTTTTATATCTTATCTATTTATAGAATCACATTTCCACTGAAAATGCTTCTAATTTAACAATAGAATTgataaagaaattaaatatatctCCTTTTTTGAACTGAatatactggtttttttttttagtgaactTTTGAAATATCATGAAAACAAGCACATGCAGACAGTTTTCTCCCATCGAATTCTACGTAGAAAGAAACGAATTGTTAATTGTGACAAACAAGGATCATACCATGCATCATGAAGAAAGTTTTAGGATTAAAATTGTCTCTATCCATCTCATCATTCTTTTCCCACACATCTTCAAGCTGTGCTTTGCTACCCTGAAAATGATTCAATATTGAAGAAAAATTACAGTTTTTTTCAGCTGGATCACTTCCATCAAAGTCCTTGTGagtactgaatggtaaagatagCATTAGTTTTACAGTGGGAActataaattaaacattttattatttaaccaTTGAAAAGTTCAACTACAATTATGGACAAAGGTAATTAACTCCAATtccatatactgtaaattcagaaattattgcgaggttttattattgtgaaaaatgcaacagggttataatcgcaataatttgtACTCACATTTAGAATTTTTATATGAACTAAACAGTATTTTTCTCTATATCACAAAagttaaaatcacattttagtctaaaataacaaaatcgtGATAAtcaatgcatgcaataatttctgaatttacagtacaacTTTAACAAcaacatcattgatatttttagaaaagaTACTTGATTAATACACCACACATaacatttgttctttttttaacaagTATGGTTATACATCTTTGTTTTTTGTGTATCTTGAATGTCTGTGTATATTTTATTGATACATTTAGAATATTATCTGAAGAAGTGATAAAGATTAGAATGTAATAGCTGCCAAGCCAGTCCCATATGACTTTTGATTGCAATGAGCATGAATGCAATCTTTTAGTTTTaacagaacattttttttttaataaaaataagaagatgcggtatgtttacaatgagacaacactccagtTACCTAGAGAAAATAAATTTCTAAAAGTATGGTTATTTAAGAATAATGGGTAATAAAATTGCTAAAAGATctaaattgttttaatattaaagcaaattaaggtgttgaaaattgaatatataaatgataattgaatggttaaaacaaaaacaaaaacaaaatgatcaCGACTTGAAAACCTTCCTCTTCCAAACAAGCACTGATGTATGTGCCCATAATGCACACAGTTCAATGTTCCAGAATAAATTCCATCAAGGGAGAATGAAATCAGACAGAATTTGACATTACAGATCACatctttggtatatttttatgGGGTTTATATTTCATGAATTATGGGGCCAACCATTTCACACCTTATTAAGTTTTGCATCATTCTTTTCCCCGTTTATGATCCCTTAAATCAAACTAATTTATGTAAATTAGCTCTAAAATATAAACTGttcaattaaaaaatgtttaaacagtATCAAAATTTTCATCATCtatctttgaaattaatattaaatattgtgTTCATTCAAATGCagatcattgaaaaaaaaatatttggataattggAGGAATGGGATCGAAAAAAAGACTGTCATACGGGGtcgaacaattaaaaaaataacaatactaTTTTTCTTAACAAATCTTCAAGGGTGATGGACGTAATAATAAGTGATTTTGAATCTTGATCTAAATGTGATATGTTGCATATTAAATAACAACATTTTGTTCTTACAGGGTGATGAAGTTTAGGATGGTCTTGATGCTTTTTCTCCATTTCTaaatgtttttcttctgcttttttcttttcttcttctggTAGAGTCTTTAGATAATCTTTTCTTTCATGTTCCTTTTGCATTTCATATTCCTTGAACTCTTCTTTACGTTTCTTGTCTAATTCATCCAAATCTGTTGTAGCCTGAAAGcacataataaaatatatcaattaacCCAATTATTAAAACTGAGTTTTACGTGCATATtgctgtgtttgttttttctacattggctagaggtatggggGATGGGTagagatctaaaaaaaacatgtttaacctggccacatttttgcacctgtcccaagtcaggtgcctCAGGCCCATGTTATTCttgcatgatttttaattttggtttgagtatgaagtccattatcactaaacattgctgaaatagtaaacatttttgtttaggggccagctgaagcatgcctccCGTGGCGGGTTTTTCTTGCTGTGCTGAaaacccattggttgccttcgactgttttctgctctttggtctggttgttgccTGCTGGTTAAATTGACatactccccatttccattctcaaatgtATTATGCTTTTGACACTATTTAAAGAGTTATCAATCTGTTTTTAGTCTGATACAATAGATTTGGTTCAGTTTGTCATCTAAACCATTTCATGTTGTGAATAGACACagacaaaatatttctttaatggTCAATGTGTTCAATCTAAAGTGAGGAAGTGCTCTTTCTGTTCTGTAATCATATGACCATAGGACTTTGCATATAAAATTCGATTGAAAAATTAGTGAAGattttgtattcattttttttctaaacatggGATTAAGTAAAATTAGGCTGTTGAATTGTATATTTGGGCAAAACCACTTTAAAATGTAGACGGTAAACCCCTTTTATCATTTCTTCACATATCatggaaatttcaaaaactttcagAGTTTTGTATATTACAATACATATCTCAGTGTGCATGATACAAGATTGAatttattgtgtatatatatgaaCCACAAATGTATTCAAGAATTAACAAATTTTTCAAAGAATCGTACACAGacattggcaaaaccacaaaatcaggcATCAACGAATATATAATATTCAATCAACAAAAATTATATTCTCAAAAACCTTATTTTTAGGACAATCATGATAAGGAACTAAAATTTTGTTAGTGCTTCTTTTATGATGTCTAATGTTGATCAAGCAATCATTTTAATGTTTCAACACGTACCTTAACGATAAGCTTTTCCAAATCTTTAGCCTCAAAACTGTGTGGATTTTTAACATCCAAATGGTGCAATATTCTCTCATCAATTTTCTGTATACCTATATAGTCAGTAGATAAAGCataataataattattgattGACATACTGATAAAAGAATAATACAGTACATCTAAAGTGATGTACTTAAAAGTGGTGTTTAGTAAATCAGTGATATAGGGTGACTGCTGGTGATATGAattaatactgtaaaccaactaatttttgggaacaatttaaggaggtagacctaggttaagggaaataactcttaaaatcatcagtacgtttgtgtcaaccattttcaaaaacatattctaagcttctaggttgcatagtttattttcaatctgtttcaggtaaatgcttaaaatacattgatgaacttgtcttttacaaacgcttaactgatttaaagagttatctccctgaaccaaggtctaccccctaaATTTCTTGACTTTTCCCAGTTGAAATATAACACAAATATAgtgtcattgtataaataaaaagatgtgttatgagtgtcaatgagacaactctccattcaagtcacaatgtttaaaaagttCACAACTATAAGTCAAAGGTGTCCATCATCAACAATCAGTAtttgctttaacatgtttaaagaggTTGTTATGTGTACAATGTAGTGTATTAGATATATATAACCTGTTTAAAATCATctgcattatacatgttataatttttgGTTAGTAGCATTGAAATAATCATATCATTTAATATGGCATGTAAATTAGTAGAGAAAGTATCATTAAAAAGGAACGATGTTAATATTAATTCTAAAattgaattctgaaaaaaattagatagaaaattttgaaactttatcaatgaaatatgtaAAATACAATATCAACACAATCAATCTGATGTCCAAGTACCTGCACTTTTCTCTTTTCGAAAGAGAAGTAacttaatatcaaaataaacaaacataggggccagctgaaggacacctacgggtgcgggaattctcgctacattgaagacccattggttgccttcggctgttgtttgctctatggtcgggtggttgtcgctttgacatattcaccatttcctttctcaattttaatttatatttataattaacttGTATAAGGGTAGATaactcccattttttttttaggtcttatATCATCTATTGGAAAACATTTTTCACCACCACAGGTAAAACTAATCCTTACTAGAAGTATAATCCCAAACTACACTATTCATCTATTAAAGCATAAGCttattatatttcatataaaaaccaaatgtaaaaataataagaCGAAGCTAATTATAGATTTCATagtgaatatatatttaacatgcattttgaaaaatctgaaaattaatgtttttaaatatgtgattttgttttttacaaaattcagATCACAACAGTTCAAACTTGAATTTTTATTCTCTCAATGGGAATGTTTCCACATGACATTTACCTATGTCATATGaataaatttataacataaaGTGCATGCATGCATTAATCAACAACGTTGCAGTTGCAGAATTGTTTATCAATATTGGTAACCTTTATTcttcaataaattaatcattaatCAAAACTTTATTAATCATTGAAAACAAGAACCTTTATTCTACCAATGATGCATTACATTTttgaatcaaaatgtattcaaAAACATCTGTTCCTTAAAGTTTCACAGTTATAAAGAAAATGTACTTATTTCAGTTGAATTATCACTAATAGATTGTTCacacattaaaaatcaaatcaataaatgttccccattgtgtaaaaaaaacaaactgagaAATGTGTTCAAAATATGTTCCCTGTTGTGTAACAAACATCAGAGAAATATGTTTTAAGAGTtctaaaatgtaacaaagtaaTTGAGTGTGAAAAACATGAATTATTTTGCAGCTGTTAGCCATTTTTTACAattgaatattgttatatttccttaaatataataaaaataattttctgtCAAGAACCAGCATGACTGTTTGTTTTGGAAAACATATTTCTCTGATAATCTTTATGTGTTGGACAACTACAAAATTCTGTGATTGTTATAACACTGATACTTTGCAGaataaatacagatttttttttaatttttttttggataaagcCTTTTTAATCTggtaaaaaaatgattatttgtgAATAATCCTTGTCTTAATATCAACATGACAAATGGTAGTTAACATTGGATAAAATAACTTTCCCCAAAAAATATTTCCTATTTCATGACCAATAAATATCTATACACTATTATCAATTAATAGATACAGTATTTCAATTAGTAACTGATTAATATAAACAGTtaattggtaaatatatgtaaaatcatTATTTGGGGTTAATATAAAAGAACAATCATTAATTCCAATTTCTATGCAATTGAGAGCATGATGAAAAAACTTCTTAAAAATCAATTTCATGTTATGCACTTGCAAAGTACCCAAGAACATTATCCATTAAAATGATaccatgaaatttaaaaaaaagatgcaaaAATGATGGTTATAAGAGTACTATTAAAAATTACACAGCATTAAAAAACACCACTGAAATTTCAAGATGTTACACCTCATTTAAAAATACACTGAAAATTCCTTATCTGATAAGACAGAATTAAATTGTTTTAAGCACTTTTTCTAATGGGTAGACTAAATATTTTTATAGTCTAACTGATAAAAATCACCATGAAAATGTTCACAGCATTTATTTAATCTAAACTTGGGGGTGAGCGACATAAGAGTCCGTCAAACAACTGATCTACCAGATAATAAACTGCAATGGGTTTTAAACACAGTGTAACATctcaaattaaaatttgatttcaTCATAATTTGTTCTGCAAACTACTCAAATGGTGGTGACTACACTGCAAATAATAGAAAAGAATGGTAAGTGAATTACAGTACAACCATGCTGGTTCTTCAAAAAATCACTAGTAGGTGGTAAAAGAAATCACCGAGTTTTACCGTAAAAAGTGTGATTGCTGGTGATTTAGGGTGAAAACTAAAGATTTATGAATAAATGTAGCATATCAGGTATACAGAGTGATTCACCCACAATCACAGACTATCACTCTGTTTTCACTGTTTCACTTAACACCAGCCTGAGTGATTTTCTCTCTGAACCACCATGTGTGTATATAAGTTAATCATATCACAATAGAACTAAAGCTACAACAATTAATTGAAGATATATTTTACTGAATGAATACATTTAATATTTACTAGCAACAAGCTTAATTACCTACAATTTTCAAATATGAAGAGCAAATTTATTTACAAACACAATTCTAGCCAGCATATTTTGAATATccctaattgtttttttttgtcaaaatgaaaacAGACACATCTTTACTTGTTCTAAAGGGGTTACTGTTTGTATACATACAAACTgtacaaaaactcaaaaataaaatttataaaattccaaCTGTGTGATTCAAAAAGGCAAATGTTTAATAACGGATTAACCTTACAATATCTAATAAAATAATTGCACATAATTTGATTTAATCACTGGATAACAAAAATGATGTTGATCTAATTTTTTTGTTAAGGAAGCTTT from Mytilus edulis chromosome 7, xbMytEdul2.2, whole genome shotgun sequence encodes the following:
- the LOC139482154 gene encoding nucleobindin-2-like isoform X1; translation: MKKVLGLLIIGISLYGIVCPPVKPDAKPEEGGSETQDELPVLETDMEEDTGLEYDRYLKEVVMALEEDPDFRKKLEETNATDIKNGKISMHLEMVAHGIRERLDEIKRREVDRLRILAREKMKTMNGMDVFHYISIHGGIQKIDERILHHLDVKNPHSFEAKDLEKLIVKATTDLDELDKKRKEEFKEYEMQKEHERKDYLKTLPEEEKKKAEEKHLEMEKKHQDHPKLHHPGSKDQLEEVWEKKDHLDPNDFEPKTFFQMHDINGDGFLDEEEVEALFQKELDQVYDPNAPEDDMNERYEEMNRMREHVMNELDKDKDKLVSKEEFLQYTASNDFNKDEPWDTIDQNKEYTDEEYQQYEKMLMEEEMKRRQQGSFDSHAQPGMVMQPPHDQNVDHMQMQQQHHQQQQQQQVHPNPDAALHFQQQAQMNQQQMHNQQQGQMNQQQMHNQQQMAAQQHQQQMAAQQHQEQMAAQHNQQQINAQQQAQMGGQQQGGQSNQYQQGMPAQQQQQVPVHQQQQVPVHQQQQQQVPVHQQQQQQVPVQQQQHQQVPVQNVGQQHAQNIQPVVGQDQPGAVPVHQGQGQQPGGH